The region TTGCACTCATCGCATATCGGTAGTACTTTTATTGAATCATCTTTTTTCAAACTTGGGCAGAAACCGGGCTTGTCAAATGTGGCAAATTTGAAAACTTCATTTACCGTTGCTGAAACAATCTTCTTTCTTCCACAAAATGTGCATATACCCTCTTCGCCATCTTCGACCGATTTTTTCAGAATGTTGTCGATAAAGGCTTTTACAAATTCACCATGTTCAGAAGGAAAAAGTTCACTATCGTGCCTGAGAAGTTTGACAGTTAAATAAACGCCTTTAAGGTTTTTTTGATCAGTCAGAAGTTTTTCTACATCAAGCACGATACTTTCAAATTCGTCATTTATGCAATTTTCAAAATCTTTCAACATCGGGTGCTTGAAAAATGATTTGAGTTTGAGTATAGCTTTTTCAACACCTTTTCGGATTTTTTCAGAGCCATCTTCATTTTTAAAAGTTATGCTGACAGTTGGTGATTTTCCTGATACATTGCCTTTTTGGTCGTAGTAAAGAAGTTTTTGCAAATTTTCAGGAGGCTCGATGATATGTGAAGAAATGTACTGAACAGGTGGCCCAAGATCAAAGTAAAGCGTTACAAGCAAGTTTGACTTGAAAGTCTTGGCGAAATTTTCGAAAAGCTCTTCCTGCTGATAAAGTTTACCTATCTTGATAATCTTTGTGAGCACAAATACCCCCCCTAATAAATGATATCTACTGTTCCTTTTTCATTTCCGAGCGTTTTTAGATCAAAAAAAGATTTATTTTTTAGGATATAGATTCTTACGGAATCTTCTGATTTGTCAATGCTTCTTTCAAGCTCCAATTTAAGTTTTTCAAACTTTGCGATTGTTATCTCGCCTTCTAAAACTGAGTTTTGAACCCAGTTTAAATATTTCCTGCAGACTTTCAGAACTCTCGCCACTCGTTTTTCTCCCACATCATATGTGACTATGAGATACACAGTAAATCACCCAAGATAAGGACTGTAAGGTTCGTCTTCCAGAATGTGTTTTTCAATTTTATATGCTTCCGTTCTGATCAATGTTCTAAAAGATACTTTTCTTTTCAAACCTGAATGGTAAATGGTATCTTTAAGCTTTTCTTCAAAGGATTGAACAAATGTTCTTCGTGCATTTTCTTTTAGTGATATTCCGCCTGTTATTTCGTGAAAATCAGATTTTTTGATCTGCTTTCTATTTATCAGTGTAAAAATCAATCTGTCAACGATAATAGGTTTAAAGATTTCTGAAATATCAAGGTTCAAAGTGAATCTTCTGTCGTTTGTTGTGTGAAGGAAACCTATCCTGGGATCAAGATGGGTTTTATAAATCTCTGAGAGTGTCGTTGTGTAAAGAAGGCTGTTGCCGAAACTTACAAGAGCGTTTAATTCATTCTGAGGGGGTCTTTTGCTACGATCTTCAAAATGAAAATCACCCGATTTGACGAAATTGTCAAAACAATGATAGTAAATCTCACGTGCATTCCCTTCTAAAGCCATTAATTGTTCAACAGAGCTGCATTGTTTTAAATTTTTAATATGTGACTCAATCGCATTTATAGTATTTGAGAATCGGCCATTTTCGTTGTATTTCTTTATTGTGTTGATGATATTTTTTAAACTTCCTTCTACAAACAATCTTGCCAGCTCCAGCCTTTTAACTGAATTTAAATAAAATTCAGCTTGTCGGAGTATGATCATTCCACTGTTCAGGAATTCTCTTGGATAATAGGTTCCAACATAATAACCATAGCGGTTAAAAAAATGAACGATGATATTTTTCTGCGTTAGAAACTCGAGTAATCTTTTGTTAATGTCCACTTCTCCAAAAATTTTTATTTCTGATACGTTCTCGACAGGTATATGCTTTTTACCTGACTGAGTTTCAAGCATGATGGTATTTTCTTTACGCTTGAGAGTGCCATCTGAAAATATATACACTGGTTCAGCCACGAATATCACCTCAGGACCAACAAAATTGTTCGTAGCCACATTTTGTGCAGAATGCATTTCTGATCTTTTGTGGTATCTTTGGGAGAGAAACCAATTTTTCTACATTTTCTATAGCCTGGTTCAGATCTTTTATCCCCTGATCGTCTAAATTGATATCTATTTGCTTTTTTTCTTTCGGAATCATTATTTTTCCGGCAGCGTGAACCCCACGCTTTTTGAGCTCACTTAGATAATACAAAAGTTGTAGCCGCGCTCCCTTCAAAAATTTGGAGGATTTTTTTATTTCACCGACAACAGTTACCTGCCCCTGGCTGTAGATCATATCAATCTTTATGCCAGGAAGTGCTATTTCCCTGATTTGATTTTTTCTATAACTTTCTGCGTGTATCAATCTTCCAATCTCTATAAAAGGATTTGATTGTTCAGGTTCTATTTGATGGGCTATGAGCCATGCTTCTCTTTCGCATACGGTAAAACTGAGTAATACGGTCCCTGTAATCATTTTCGACATTCCTTCGTTAAAGATTTAAATTGTTGTCATTTTTGCAGACTTTAACCATACCAAAACCAAGGCTATTCTTTTCACCAAAGCCAGCTTCGTAACCAACTTTAATGAGACCAGGATCACCTGTGATTAAAAATGGAAAAACTGTACCGCGCACAAAGGTATTTTTAATCTGTATTAATTTAGTTATTCTACCTTTTCTTTGAATGTAATTCCAATCAGGTTGTATATAAACTTTAGAGCTGATTTCTTTTCCAAAGAAAGCGGAGTACTTTTTAATCAAGTTGACATTAATGGCGTTCTGAAAGAAATCATCTTCCGGGGTCAGGTATTTGTGAGAAAGTTTTCCTTGATTTTCCACAGGTATGCTGACAACCAGAGGGGAAATCAGGATGAATTTCATCTGGTCTGTTATTTTTGGTTCGTCAAGCACTCTGACTTGTAAAATATTGAATAATACTCCTTCGAGTTCGATAAAAGGGTTTTCGATAATTGAAGAAAAAAAGTTTCTGATGAAATCTTCACTGAGTGATGAGATGTACCATTTTCCTTTTCCTTCAGAGATTATTATGGAGCCATTTTTAACATGAGAGTTTTCAAAGAAGAGTTGCGAAAAAGTGAACATTCTGAAGCCATTGAATCCTTCTTCATGGAGAAAAGAAGCAAAATTCTCATCTGTATATTTAAGTCTCTTATATACAAAAGAGCACAACATATATTGATAATTGATAGGTATGAAACTGTTAGCTGTCTTGAAGACAATTTCCAGTCTCATTAAACCCCCCACAGCTTTCAATCATATTTTAAGTTTATCACAATTTTATGTATTTGTTTCACCTAATTTATGACAGAAGTTGCCCACTTTTATAAGTGGATGATGAATGTCGCCTGGCAATTCCTTCCCCTGTGGCATAGTCAGCATTATAAGGAAGGAGCTGAGGAAATACAATGAAGGAAATTGCCTTGACCACGAAACCAGCACCTCTATAGGTGGGGGTAGTTCACCAGGTTTTTAGGATTCATTTTCCTCCAGAAGAATTCCGTACTGATTTGTGAAAAGTTCGTGGTAAAATCCTTTGCTTTGTAAGAGTTCTTCATGTTTGCCTATTTCCACAATTTCACCGCCTTTCATGACAATTATTAGATCTGCATTTTTAACAGTGTTTAGCCTGTGGGCTATAATGATACTTGTTCTTCCTTCCATGAGTTTCCACATAGCAGTCTGTATACTTTTTTCTGTTTTTGTATCTATATTGCTTGTGGCTTCGTCCAATATGAGTATCTTTGGATTTGCCAGAAAGGCCCTGGTGATGGAAAGGAGCTGTCTCTGGCCCTGACTTAAATCTTCTCCGTTATCTGTGAGAATAGTGTTGTACCCGTGTGGAAGATGTTTTATAAAGTGATCAGCATGTGTCAATTTTGCAGCTTTTTCTATTTCATTATCGGTTGAATCTGGGTTTCCGTATCCTATGTTTTCTTTGACAGTTTTGGAAAAAAGTATAGTGTCCTGCAATACTATACCAATGATAGACCTGAGAGACACTCTTTTTATTTTCCTGATATCTACACCATCTATGAGTATCTGGCCCGCGTCTACATCGTAGAATCTCATCAGCAGATTTACTATAGTGGTTTTTCCGGAACCAGTTGGACCAACCAGCGCTACTTTTTGTCCTGGTTTTATGTGAAAGCTGATGTTTTTGAGGATGGGAACTTCTTTATCGTAAGAAAACCATACGTTTCTAAACTCTATTTCACCCTTTGCTTCGCTAATAATTACAGACTTTTCATCATCGTTTTCTTCCTCAACATCCATGATTTCGAATATTCTTTCCGCACTTGCAAGAGCCATTTGTATCATATTGAACTGATTTGAGAGTTCGTTCAATGGTCTGGTAAATTGGCGTGAATAGCCTATAAATGTGGCAATTGTCCCAACTGTAACTATACCTTTCAGGGCAAACCATCCACCAAAGCCACTGACCATCGCGAACCCCAGGTTGTTTATCATGTTCATAATAGGGCCAAGTATTCCTGAAAAAATCTGTGCTTTTACCCCTATTTCTCTCAAATTTTCGTTTGATTTATTGAATTTCTCTAACTCTTTTTCCTCGCGCGTGAATATTTTTATCACAGAAAGACCTGATATATCCTCTTCTATTATGCCATTGAGCTCTCCAAGCACACGCTGATTCTCATAAAAATACCTTCGTGTTCTCTGAGATATAATCCGGGTTGCCAGAAGAGTCAGGGGAATCACAGAAAAAGTGACCAGAGAAAGCAGTATATTAACCTTAAGCATCATAAATGCAGCTCCGGCAAGTGTGATGATTCCTGAAAAAGTTTGAGTGATGCTGTTTGCAAGCACGTTGTTTATATTGTCTGTATCATTTACAATTCTGCTGATGACATCTCCATGAGATGTCTTATCGAAGAAACCTGTTGGAATTCTTTGGAGTTTTTCAAACAACTCTTTTCTCAAATCAAAGACAATTTCCTGCGAAAGCTTAAGCATGATCTTACCCTGAATCCAGAAAGATAAAGAAATAATGGCATAAAAGCTGCCCAGAATTAGCAAGTACCTGAAAAGTTTTTCGAAAGCCATTGGAATAAATACCTCGTCAATAATTTTTCCTATAAGATAAGGAGTTACGACATTCATCAATGAGGATAAAACTACAAAAAGAAATACCACTATTAATAGGATTGTATGAGGTTTCAAATAATTTAGAAATCGCTTTAAAGTACCTCTCGGGTTTTTTAAATCAGGCTTATTCACCGGTATTTCATGTGGTGGTCTTCTCACTATTTCAGGCATCGTTAATCATTCCATTTCCAAGTTGAGATTCATATATTTCTCGATACGCTCTGCAATTTCTAAGTAAATCCTCGTGAGTACCAAAACCAACCATTTTTCCTTCCTGAAGGGTTAGTATTCTATCTGCAAGCAGTGCCGTCGAAATTTTCTGAGTTATGATGAATGTTGTACACCCTTTTGTATATTCTCTCAATCCTTCCAGGATTTTTCTCTCAGTTATGGGATCAACAGAGCTTGTGCAATCGTCCAGTATTAGTATTTTCGGCTTTCTCACCAGCGCGCGGGCTATGGAAAGCCTCTGCTTTTGACCTCCGGAGAAATTCCTTCCACCTCTTTCAACATATGAATCGTACCCCTGCGGCAAATTGATGATAAAATCATGTATCTGAGCTATTTTAGCTGCTTTGATTACTTCTTCGTCTGTTGCGTCTTCCTTTCCCCATTTTAAATTTTCTTTCACAGTTCCTGAGAACAGATTCGTTTCCTGAGGAACTGCGGCTATGTATTTTCTGAGATTCTGCAATTTTAATACTCTCACGTCGGAATCATCAATCTTAACATCGCCAGAGGTGACATCAATCAACCTCGGTATAAGGTTCATGAGTGTGGTTTTACCAGATCCTGTCTCTCCCAAGATTGCTATAACTTCTCCCGATTTTACAGAAAAGTTCACGTTTTTGAGAACGGGGCTGGTGTCTCCAGAGTATCTGAATTCAACGTCTTCGAAATCTACTCTTCCTTTTATTTCAGGAACATATAAGGCATTTTGAAGTTCATGAATTGCCGGTTGTTCATCCAGTACTCCTAACACTCTTTTGGCAGAAGCGCCTGCTCTCACAACAAAATTGAGAATATTTCCTATCATCATGAGAGAAAACATGATCTGCATCAGATAGTTTGTATAAGCTATGATGTTGCCAACTTCCATCTGGTTTTTCTTAACCAGAACTCCTCCAAACCAGAGAACTCCAATTGTTCCTGCATTTACTATGAAGATGAAAACAGGAAGAGCAAAAACTATAAGAGAGAAAGCTTTAATCATAGAATTTTTCAGCAATTCATTGTTTTTGTGAAAATTTTCCTTTTCATATTCTTCCCTTCTAAAAGCTCTAACTACTCTGACGCCCAGAAGATTTTCCCTTACCACGGCGTTCACTCTATCTACGCTGTCCTGGATTTTTCGAAACAGCAGGTCACCCTTTTTCGTGAGCCATAAGAAAAGAAAAATTATCGGAGGAATCAAAAAAATAAATATCGAAGAAAGATGTGCATTTATAGAAATTGCCATCAAAATACCACCAATGAAGAGAAGAGGTCCCCTGACAACTATTCTCAATAGCATCATGACCAGATTTTGAAGTTGTGTAACATCATTTGTGAGCCGCGTGATCAGCGAGGAAGTATGGAATTTATTCACATTAGTGATGGAAAAGCTCAGAACTTTTTTGAAAAGATTTCGTCTGAGATCGGCGCCAAAATTTTGACTGGCATGGCTGGCAAAGATAGTGCAACCGATACCACCAACGGCACCAATTAAAGCAACAAGAAGCATGAAAATTCCTGTTTTCCAGACAAGTTGTAAATTTCCCCGAGCTATGCCTTCATCGACAATACGGGCCAGAAGGGTTGGTTGTGCAAGATCACATATTACTTCTATAACCATGAAAAGAGGTGCTAACACAGTTGAAAGCCAGTAAGGTTTGAGATATCTCAAAAACACTTTCATAATGGATTCTCTCCTTGACTTTTAAGTGACATCTGAAGAATTTTAAAAGGTCCTTTATTCATTATAAAACCCGGTTTGCTTTTGAAAAAGCACTTAAAAGTTGAAAAATTGTTGATTTTTGTCGATAATATAAATGAGGTGAAAATTTATGCGTATAGGACCTGTTGATTCAACGGGCGTATCTTATGAATCTGCGTATGTACCACAGAAACATTCACAGACCCAGACTCAAATTCTTGACAAAGATCAAATGGTTCAGTTGTTGAGTTTTATGTTTTACCAGAAAAATGGCCTGGATGTGAAATTGGTAAGGATAGCCGGTGAGTTGTTCAGCAAATCTCAAATGAACATAACGGTGTGATTTATGATAAAGCTCGTTAAAAATGTGGAAGTATTCTCACCAAATTTTCTCGGTAAAAAAGATATACTCATCGCTGGCAGCAAGATTGTGGTGATTGAAGATTTCATAAATGTAGATTCTTTGCCAGTTGAAAAGATAGACGGTTCTGGTTTGATAGCAGTTCCAGGCTTTATAGATTCACATGTGCACATTGCTGGTGGTGGAGGCGAAGGAGGATTTAAGACCAGAACACCAGGGATTGTGTTTTCGGATCTTGTAAAAGCAGGTATAACCACTGTCGTTGGTTGTCTCGGTACAGATGGTGTAACAAGAAATTTGAAAGATCTATATGCAAAAGCGAAAAGCTTGGAAGAAGAAGGTATCAATACTTATATATATTCTGGTTCCTATAGAGTTCCGCTAATCACTTTCACAGGAAATCTTATAGAAGATTTTATATTGATAGATAAAGTTATAGGTGCTGGTGAGATAGCAGTATCCGATCACAGGTCGAGTCAGCCATCTGTAGATGAATTGAAGAGAATTGTCGCAGATGCGCGAGTGGGAGGAATTCTTTCAAACAAAGCAGGCATTGTGAACATACATGTTGGTGATGGCAAATCGATGCTTGATATATTGTATGAAGTTGTTGAAACCACAGAGATACCAGTTACGCAATTCTTACCAACGCATATAAACAGAAACAAAAAGCTCTTTGAAGAAGGATTAAATTATGCCAAAATTGGTGGGTTCGTTGATTTCACAACAAGTGTGGGGGATCTGCTTGAAGAAGATCTTCAAGCGTGGAAAGCCGTTAAAATTTATATAGAGAACGGTTTTGAGAATCAGGTTACAATGAGTTCAGATGGGCAGGGCAGCTTACCAAAATTTAATGAAAAAGGGCAATTCATTGGGCTTGGGATCGGGAAAGTTTCATCTGTTATGGAGCAATTCAAATCTGCCGTGAAAAATGGTGTTCCTTTTGAAAAAATTCTCAAAGCTATTACACAAAATCCCGCAAAAATCCTTAAACTTTCATCAAAAGGTGTAATAGCTCCAGGAAAAGATGCAGATATATTGTTGTTCAACAGTGATCTGAACTTAGATAGCGTTCTTTGTATGGGAAAATTGTTGATGTCAAAAGAACAAATCCTTGTAAAAGGAACTTTCGAATAAGATCCTTCCTGTTTTAAAGATTATGATCTTTATTACAATGCTTGTAATTCCGATTTTAATTGGATATAAGTTATCTATCTTAGAAAAATTGTGATATATTCGATTGGGGGTGTATGCCTTCTATTACAGGTGTCCGAACTGCGGGCAAATTTATTATTCTGCAACAGAATTAAGTGATGATAAATTAACATGCGAAAAATGTGGTACAAAGATAGTGCCTCTCAGCCCGCAGGAAGTGAAAGATTTGTTGAACAGGAAAAAAGAACCAAAATGAATTACACATTCGCTAACAGAATATCAGGCCTTCTTATGATCTGCCCATCTATTTCAAATTCGATAAAGGGCCAATTGCTTGTTTGCGGATAACTTATTATCTCTAAGCCTTTTTCTGTTATTAAAACTGTATCTTCAGATTTGGTTCCGGTGATTGTTGGATTCCATGCAACTGCATTTCCAAAACAAAGTGTATAATCTGTCCATTCCTTGGCTATTATTTCTCGGGCATTGTAACCGGTTATTCCTCCTTGATGATGCAACATCCATTCATATGGTCTTCCAATTTCAGCATAAGCTTTCCTGATTTTATCCAAGACCTGATTTAATTTAACTCCAGGTTTTGAATTTGTTATAGCAACAGCGTCCACGTAACAATTTTGCTTGTGTTGTTCGATCACGTTTGTATCTTTTTTAAACAGGACGGATCTTGTTAACGAAATCACCAGGCCTCGTTTCCGAGCGCAGATACTCACGAAAACTTTGTCGCCAAGTTTAACATTTCTGGATAAATTGTGCCTGTACAATTTTGCGCTCTCTTCTCCACTGACCATGACAAAAATAGGCTCTATTCCTTTTTCGATAAGGGCACTGGCCACCATTCCCTGGACTTCAATTTCTCTCATCTCGGGGTTAATTTTTGCCATAACATGGTTAACCGATTCATCGCAAAGTTTTCCAAGAGTTCTGTAGGTGTTCAGCTCAAATTCAGTAAGCACATACCGATATTGATCCAGCATGTCTTTCACACAGATTGTTTCAAATCGTCCTGTATCCGAGGCAAACTTTTTTCCAGATACGAATGGTTTCAAAACATCTGTCATATCTTTGGACCAGATATATTCGGCAAACTCAACTTCCGGCAGCAGATCATCGTGAAATTCTTCTTTTCGGAGTCTTTCTTTTTCTATGTTATTAGTAAGTATATAAATATTTTCTTCAGTCAAAAGCACATGAGCATCACCTGTTTCACTGTTCAAAGTTATGTGGTTTCGTGCTCCAAAAGTAAACCAGGAAAAATTATCGCATCTGCTTAAAATAAGACCATCAAAATCATTTTCTTTAATGAAATTTCTGAGAAGCTCAACCCTCTGCCTGAAAAGTTCTTTCAATTTCACTAGCATCACCCAGAAACATTATATACTTTTTCTTGCATGACTAAACATTTGCAAATCCACTTAAAACAAAACCTCTTACATAATAACGCTGGAGGTACAGGAAAATTATCACCATAGGAACTACTTGATAAACGAGGGCAGTTAAAATTAAGTGCTGTGTTTCAGTTGTTGAAAAAGCAAGTGACAATCTTGAGATACCAACGGGTAAAGTCATAAGTTTTTGAGCTGTTGAAGTTACTATAAGTGGCCACAAAAAGGAATTCCACTGACCTATAAAAGTGAGTATTGCCAGGGTTGCGATAGCTGGTTTCAAAAGTGGCAGGATGATAGAAATGTAAATTCTGAACTCAGATGCACCATCGAGCCTGGACGAGTCAAGTAATTCATCGGGAATGGTCATTATAAATTGCCTCATGAGAAAAATACCATAACCGCTAACAGCAAAAGGTATTATTAATGATAAGTAATTATCCAGCCATCCAAACAATCTCATGAGATAATAAACAGGTATCAAAAATATGAAGACGGGAAACATCATGGTTGAGAGCACAAAACCAAACAGAATCTTTCTGCCAGCGAACTTCAGCTTTGAAAAAGCATACCCTGATAGTGAACTTGTGATAATAGTTATGAGAGTTACTGACCCCGACACAAGGAAGCTATTTTTGTAGTAATTAAATAAAGGTATTCTCCTGAGCACTTCGACATAGTTACCCCATTGAGGTTTTTCGGGAAGCCATTTGGGGACATCAGACAAGAGTTCCTGAGGTGTCATTAGTGAAGCGGAAAACATCCAAAAAAATGGTAAGATCATCCAGAAAGCCCCAAATATTATTATGGCATATCTTACGATTTCCAACAAAATGCAGGTTATCTTCTTTTTTTTACTCATATCCTTTGATTCCTCCACGTTTGAAGATCCACAGAATAACCAGTGTAAAAGAGAAAATAACACAGAATAATAAGAATGCTCCGGCTGACGCCCTGCCCATTCTCAATGATTGAAAAGCTGTTTCGTAAACATACCAGGAAACAGTCATAACACTTTTTGCTGGTGCGTTTCTCCCCATAGTAAATGGAAGATCAAATACTTGCCATGCCCCTATAAATCCTGTTGCAGTGAGAAAAAGCAAAGTGGGAGAAAGCAGAGGAACTGTTATGTGGAAAAACTGTTTGAAAGGACCAGCGCCGTCAATTTTGGCTGCATCGTAATAATCTTTTGGAATGTTTCTGAGGCCAGCCGTGATGATCAACATTGAACCACCTATACCCGACCATATGGCTGCGATGATTATTGAGAAAAGAGCAATATCCGGGTCAGTAAGCCAGTAAACAGGTTTCATCCCAAAAAGACCCAGTATAGAGTTCAACAGTCCGTTGTTTGGTCTGTAAAGATAGCCCCATATAGTGCCTATGGCAACCTGAGGTGTCACAACTGGCGTAAAATAAATAAATCTCCAGAGTACAGAAAACCTGGCAC is a window of Pseudothermotoga elfii DSM 9442 = NBRC 107921 DNA encoding:
- the cas2 gene encoding CRISPR-associated endonuclease Cas2; this encodes MYLIVTYDVGEKRVARVLKVCRKYLNWVQNSVLEGEITIAKFEKLKLELERSIDKSEDSVRIYILKNKSFFDLKTLGNEKGTVDIIY
- the cas1b gene encoding type I-B CRISPR-associated endonuclease Cas1b, translating into MAEPVYIFSDGTLKRKENTIMLETQSGKKHIPVENVSEIKIFGEVDINKRLLEFLTQKNIIVHFFNRYGYYVGTYYPREFLNSGMIILRQAEFYLNSVKRLELARLFVEGSLKNIINTIKKYNENGRFSNTINAIESHIKNLKQCSSVEQLMALEGNAREIYYHCFDNFVKSGDFHFEDRSKRPPQNELNALVSFGNSLLYTTTLSEIYKTHLDPRIGFLHTTNDRRFTLNLDISEIFKPIIVDRLIFTLINRKQIKKSDFHEITGGISLKENARRTFVQSFEEKLKDTIYHSGLKRKVSFRTLIRTEAYKIEKHILEDEPYSPYLG
- the cas4 gene encoding CRISPR-associated protein Cas4, whose protein sequence is MSKMITGTVLLSFTVCEREAWLIAHQIEPEQSNPFIEIGRLIHAESYRKNQIREIALPGIKIDMIYSQGQVTVVGEIKKSSKFLKGARLQLLYYLSELKKRGVHAAGKIMIPKEKKQIDINLDDQGIKDLNQAIENVEKLVSLPKIPQKIRNAFCTKCGYEQFCWS
- the cas6 gene encoding CRISPR-associated endoribonuclease Cas6; the protein is MRLEIVFKTANSFIPINYQYMLCSFVYKRLKYTDENFASFLHEEGFNGFRMFTFSQLFFENSHVKNGSIIISEGKGKWYISSLSEDFIRNFFSSIIENPFIELEGVLFNILQVRVLDEPKITDQMKFILISPLVVSIPVENQGKLSHKYLTPEDDFFQNAINVNLIKKYSAFFGKEISSKVYIQPDWNYIQRKGRITKLIQIKNTFVRGTVFPFLITGDPGLIKVGYEAGFGEKNSLGFGMVKVCKNDNNLNL
- a CDS encoding ABC transporter ATP-binding protein — its product is MPEIVRRPPHEIPVNKPDLKNPRGTLKRFLNYLKPHTILLIVVFLFVVLSSLMNVVTPYLIGKIIDEVFIPMAFEKLFRYLLILGSFYAIISLSFWIQGKIMLKLSQEIVFDLRKELFEKLQRIPTGFFDKTSHGDVISRIVNDTDNINNVLANSITQTFSGIITLAGAAFMMLKVNILLSLVTFSVIPLTLLATRIISQRTRRYFYENQRVLGELNGIIEEDISGLSVIKIFTREEKELEKFNKSNENLREIGVKAQIFSGILGPIMNMINNLGFAMVSGFGGWFALKGIVTVGTIATFIGYSRQFTRPLNELSNQFNMIQMALASAERIFEIMDVEEENDDEKSVIISEAKGEIEFRNVWFSYDKEVPILKNISFHIKPGQKVALVGPTGSGKTTIVNLLMRFYDVDAGQILIDGVDIRKIKRVSLRSIIGIVLQDTILFSKTVKENIGYGNPDSTDNEIEKAAKLTHADHFIKHLPHGYNTILTDNGEDLSQGQRQLLSITRAFLANPKILILDEATSNIDTKTEKSIQTAMWKLMEGRTSIIIAHRLNTVKNADLIIVMKGGEIVEIGKHEELLQSKGFYHELFTNQYGILLEENES
- a CDS encoding ABC transporter ATP-binding protein, which produces MKVFLRYLKPYWLSTVLAPLFMVIEVICDLAQPTLLARIVDEGIARGNLQLVWKTGIFMLLVALIGAVGGIGCTIFASHASQNFGADLRRNLFKKVLSFSITNVNKFHTSSLITRLTNDVTQLQNLVMMLLRIVVRGPLLFIGGILMAISINAHLSSIFIFLIPPIIFLFLWLTKKGDLLFRKIQDSVDRVNAVVRENLLGVRVVRAFRREEYEKENFHKNNELLKNSMIKAFSLIVFALPVFIFIVNAGTIGVLWFGGVLVKKNQMEVGNIIAYTNYLMQIMFSLMMIGNILNFVVRAGASAKRVLGVLDEQPAIHELQNALYVPEIKGRVDFEDVEFRYSGDTSPVLKNVNFSVKSGEVIAILGETGSGKTTLMNLIPRLIDVTSGDVKIDDSDVRVLKLQNLRKYIAAVPQETNLFSGTVKENLKWGKEDATDEEVIKAAKIAQIHDFIINLPQGYDSYVERGGRNFSGGQKQRLSIARALVRKPKILILDDCTSSVDPITERKILEGLREYTKGCTTFIITQKISTALLADRILTLQEGKMVGFGTHEDLLRNCRAYREIYESQLGNGMINDA
- the iadA gene encoding beta-aspartyl-peptidase; the encoded protein is MIKLVKNVEVFSPNFLGKKDILIAGSKIVVIEDFINVDSLPVEKIDGSGLIAVPGFIDSHVHIAGGGGEGGFKTRTPGIVFSDLVKAGITTVVGCLGTDGVTRNLKDLYAKAKSLEEEGINTYIYSGSYRVPLITFTGNLIEDFILIDKVIGAGEIAVSDHRSSQPSVDELKRIVADARVGGILSNKAGIVNIHVGDGKSMLDILYEVVETTEIPVTQFLPTHINRNKKLFEEGLNYAKIGGFVDFTTSVGDLLEEDLQAWKAVKIYIENGFENQVTMSSDGQGSLPKFNEKGQFIGLGIGKVSSVMEQFKSAVKNGVPFEKILKAITQNPAKILKLSSKGVIAPGKDADILLFNSDLNLDSVLCMGKLLMSKEQILVKGTFE
- a CDS encoding M24 family metallopeptidase yields the protein MKLKELFRQRVELLRNFIKENDFDGLILSRCDNFSWFTFGARNHITLNSETGDAHVLLTEENIYILTNNIEKERLRKEEFHDDLLPEVEFAEYIWSKDMTDVLKPFVSGKKFASDTGRFETICVKDMLDQYRYVLTEFELNTYRTLGKLCDESVNHVMAKINPEMREIEVQGMVASALIEKGIEPIFVMVSGEESAKLYRHNLSRNVKLGDKVFVSICARKRGLVISLTRSVLFKKDTNVIEQHKQNCYVDAVAITNSKPGVKLNQVLDKIRKAYAEIGRPYEWMLHHQGGITGYNAREIIAKEWTDYTLCFGNAVAWNPTITGTKSEDTVLITEKGLEIISYPQTSNWPFIEFEIDGQIIRRPDILLANV
- a CDS encoding carbohydrate ABC transporter permease, whose amino-acid sequence is MSKKKKITCILLEIVRYAIIIFGAFWMILPFFWMFSASLMTPQELLSDVPKWLPEKPQWGNYVEVLRRIPLFNYYKNSFLVSGSVTLITIITSSLSGYAFSKLKFAGRKILFGFVLSTMMFPVFIFLIPVYYLMRLFGWLDNYLSLIIPFAVSGYGIFLMRQFIMTIPDELLDSSRLDGASEFRIYISIILPLLKPAIATLAILTFIGQWNSFLWPLIVTSTAQKLMTLPVGISRLSLAFSTTETQHLILTALVYQVVPMVIIFLYLQRYYVRGFVLSGFANV
- a CDS encoding carbohydrate ABC transporter permease codes for the protein MKGRKIAKQHSGVGYFFLAPIMIFYSMFFVYPVLFSLLASTRRWNMLVPLSNARKIGFSHYSYLLNDEMFVSVFRNTLIYALLTVSATIIIALILAVLINGARFSVLWRFIYFTPVVTPQVAIGTIWGYLYRPNNGLLNSILGLFGMKPVYWLTDPDIALFSIIIAAIWSGIGGSMLIITAGLRNIPKDYYDAAKIDGAGPFKQFFHITVPLLSPTLLFLTATGFIGAWQVFDLPFTMGRNAPAKSVMTVSWYVYETAFQSLRMGRASAGAFLLFCVIFSFTLVILWIFKRGGIKGYE